From Octadecabacter arcticus 238, a single genomic window includes:
- the icmT gene encoding IcmT/TraK family protein → MFFDARFIFFVVLLVFHIRWWTFAVIVFAIAGFTSAIYFNYSLENVLRLFRSKLVGSFRPAVAYTRLRPMVDYGSDALRGHVG, encoded by the coding sequence ATGTTTTTCGATGCCCGATTCATCTTCTTCGTCGTACTGCTTGTCTTCCACATCCGTTGGTGGACGTTTGCGGTGATAGTGTTTGCCATCGCGGGGTTCACGAGTGCGATCTACTTCAACTACTCGCTTGAGAACGTCTTGCGTTTGTTTAGATCGAAACTTGTAGGATCGTTCCGCCCAGCTGTGGCCTATACGCGGCTTCGGCCAATGGTCGATTATGGTTCTGATGCGCTTAGAGGACACGTGGGGTAG
- a CDS encoding DotG/IcmE/VirB10 family protein: MTDSKKLNENTDEAEADSAVNQAGTADRADARRVTRRRKSGLSSFRNSALVTVLVVGGAVGFEDWKNPDLIGPRRVAGTPNVDDTPAGDQLRTSERYQDNLRQQNEDGAQTAQDTDTSFIATPGEPLRQIDEKPPAITPNPNRPLPLANAPVETQQPRTVVIDRQQPARQQAQPSTNQPPAPDYARINQLAQLMASQQQGLLGAWAAQPSAMTVVVEEDLVPEEDVDVAGQASEGTIRQSSTPALSEPLIRAGDVVLATTIITNDSDTSGPVVAQIRKGPLTGARLLGGFAPNQNNTHLMVQFDSAVLEDGTEIPITAYAVDASQKSLAVRTHRDRRLFARYAPRVAAALVCGVGDALSDLGTSLIDLSGVTGVTRPAATIEQGLYKGLAEIGNDLAGEFVQSAPNGPLISLGSRQIIGACSPAMLCGRTDEGDGTRLWLKKDTISIVRRCIDAMRWRDRI, translated from the coding sequence ATGACTGATTCAAAAAAGCTGAATGAAAACACAGATGAAGCAGAGGCTGACTCTGCTGTGAACCAAGCTGGAACCGCTGATCGAGCCGATGCAAGACGCGTCACGCGCAGACGCAAGAGTGGGCTTTCATCATTCAGAAACAGTGCCTTAGTCACCGTATTGGTTGTTGGAGGAGCTGTTGGCTTCGAGGATTGGAAGAACCCTGACCTCATTGGTCCGAGACGTGTCGCGGGCACACCGAACGTGGATGATACCCCAGCCGGAGATCAGCTGCGCACGTCAGAGCGCTATCAGGACAATCTGCGGCAACAAAACGAGGACGGTGCGCAAACCGCGCAAGACACTGATACCTCATTTATTGCGACACCCGGTGAACCCCTGCGGCAGATTGATGAGAAACCACCTGCTATTACACCGAACCCAAATCGTCCCCTGCCACTGGCAAACGCACCTGTTGAAACTCAGCAACCCAGGACCGTGGTCATTGACCGTCAGCAACCCGCGCGACAGCAAGCCCAGCCTTCGACAAACCAGCCTCCAGCACCTGACTACGCCCGTATCAACCAGCTCGCCCAATTGATGGCGTCGCAGCAGCAAGGACTGCTTGGCGCGTGGGCTGCCCAGCCTTCAGCCATGACCGTGGTAGTTGAAGAAGACCTCGTGCCCGAGGAAGACGTCGATGTGGCGGGTCAAGCGAGCGAGGGTACTATTCGACAATCCAGCACCCCTGCCCTCTCAGAACCTCTCATCCGTGCAGGCGATGTTGTTCTTGCCACGACCATCATCACTAATGACAGCGACACATCGGGACCGGTGGTCGCACAAATTCGGAAAGGTCCGCTGACAGGCGCGCGTTTGCTTGGTGGGTTTGCACCAAATCAGAACAACACCCATCTTATGGTCCAGTTTGACTCTGCGGTGCTTGAGGACGGAACCGAGATCCCGATAACTGCCTATGCGGTTGATGCCAGTCAGAAGTCACTCGCCGTGCGAACGCATCGGGACCGGCGTTTGTTCGCACGCTACGCACCACGCGTCGCAGCGGCTCTTGTTTGTGGCGTAGGTGACGCCCTGTCGGACCTTGGGACGTCGCTCATCGATCTCAGCGGTGTCACAGGTGTCACACGCCCGGCAGCCACTATCGAACAGGGGCTGTATAAAGGATTGGCAGAAATTGGTAACGATCTGGCCGGAGAGTTTGTGCAGAGTGCGCCCAACGGTCCGCTGATCTCCCTAGGATCGCGTCAGATCATTGGCGCCTGTTCACCAGCAATGTTGTGTGGCCGGACCGATGAGGGCGATGGAACGAGGCTATGGCTGAAGAAAGATACAATTTCTATCGTTCGACGGTGCATTGACGCAATGCGATGGCGCGACCGCATTTGA